From Carya illinoinensis cultivar Pawnee chromosome 5, C.illinoinensisPawnee_v1, whole genome shotgun sequence, one genomic window encodes:
- the LOC122311500 gene encoding probable sphingolipid transporter spinster homolog 2, which yields MALEKEQAKPSEDSKPSAETQMAQGTPTTAPNPSWFTPKRLLVIFCVINLINYLDRGAIASNGVNGSQGTCTKSGTCTSGSGIQGEFNLSNFEDGVLSSAFMVGLLVASPIFASLAKSVNPFRLIGVGLSVWTLAVVGCGFSFDFWSITICRMLVGVGEASFISLAAPFIDDNAPAAQKTAWLAIFYMCIPTGYALGYVYGGLVGSNFIWRLAFWIEAALMLPFAILGFVMKPLQLKGFAPAESIKALAEVETAASEVQEAAVGNDGAASTEEKFWDKNSCKPATVKVATKISNQVARFMIDLKVLLLEKVYVVNVLGYIAYNFVIGAYSYWGPKAGKNIYNMSDADLIFGGITVVCGILGTVAGGFVLDFMTNTISNAFKLLSVTTFIGAVFCFSAFCFKSMYAFLAFFAVGELLVFATQGPVNYICLHSVKPSMRPLSMAISTVAIHIFGDVPSSPLVGVLQDYVNNWRETALILTVILFPAAGIWFIGVFMRSVDRFDEESEHQVIATDRTSRTPLLEGKMAQTTLSTA from the exons ATGGCACTGGAGAAAGAACAAGCAAAGCCTTCAGAGGACTCCAAGCCTTCGGCTGAAACGCAGATGGCTCAGGGAACTCCTACCACTGCTCCCAACCCTTCATGGTTCACGCCAAAAAg GCTACTTGTTATCTTTTGTGTGATTAACTTGATAAATTATTTGGATCGGGGAGCAATAGCAAGCAATGGTGTGAATGGGAGTCAAGGAACTTGCACAAAAAGTGGTACATGCACATCTGGTAGCGGAATACA GGGGGAGTTTAACTTGAGCAATTTTGAAGATGGAGTTCTATCATCTGCTTTTATGGTGGGACTTCTTGTGGCTTCCCCTATATTTGCATCGTTAGCAAAGAG CGTAAATCCATTTAGGCTTATTGGAGTGGGACTTTCGGTTTGGACTTTAGCTGTTGTCGGTTGCGGTTTTTCGTTTGATTTCTGGTCCATTACAATCTGTCGCAT GCTGGTCGGTGTTGGTGAGGCTTCATTTATAAGTCTAGCAGCACCATTCATTGATGATAATGCCCCAGCTGCTCAG AAAACGGCATGGCTTGCAATATTTTACATGTGCATACCAACTGGATATGCACTTGGCTATGTTTATGGTGGATTG GTTGGAAGTAATTTCATCTGGCGTCTGGCATTCTGGATAGAGGCAGCTTTAATGCTTCCCTTCGCTATTCTAGGATTTGTGATGAAGCCTCTTCAATTGAAAG GATTTGCTCCAGCTGAGTCAATCAAAGCACTGGCAGAGGTAGAGACAGCGGCCTCGGAGGTTCAAG AGGCTGCAGTTGGTAATGATGGAGCTGCATCCACAGAGGAAAAGTTTTGGGATAAGAACTCATGTAAACCTGCCAC GGTGAAAGTTGCAACCAAGATTTCAAATCAAGTTGCAAGATTTATGATAGATTTGAAAGTGCTTTTGCTTGAGAAGGTGTATGTCGTTAACGTTCTAG GTTACATAGCATACAACTTCGTCATTGGTGCATACTCATATTGGGGGCCTAAGGCTggtaaaaacatatataatatg AGCGATGCAGATTTGATATTTGGAGGGATCACAGTTGTTTGCGGAATATTGGGCACAGTAGCTGGAGGCTTTGTTCTCGATTTTATGACAAACACCATTTCAAATGCTTTTAAG CTTCTTTCAGTGACAACATTTATTGGAGCTGTATTTTGCTTCAGTGCCTTTTGTTTCAAGAGCATGTATGCTTTTCTAGCTTTTTTTGCAGTTGGTGAACTCCTTGTCTTTGCCACTCAG GGACCTGTAAATTATATATGTCTCCATTCTGTTAAGCCAAGTATGAGACCACTATCTATGGCTATTTCTACTGTTGCAATTCACATCTTCGGAGATGTTCCTTCCTCACCTCTTGTTGGAGTTCTCCAg GATTATGTCAACAACTGGAGGGAGACTGCTCTTATTCTAACAGTGATTTTGTTTCCAGCGGCCGGAATTTGGTTCATCG GAGTATTTATGCGCAGCGTGGATAGATTTGATGAGGAAAGCGAGCATCAAGTTATTGCAACTGATAGGACAAGCAGAACACCCTTGCTTGAAGGGAAGATGGCACAAACAACGCTATCTACAGCTTGA